One Deinococcus radiopugnans ATCC 19172 DNA segment encodes these proteins:
- a CDS encoding TMEM175 family protein — translation MNKGRIEAFSDGVLAIVITIMVLELAVPEGHELADLFRAWPKILAYVVSFLYVGIYWNNHHHMFQAVQRINGPVLWGNLHLLFWLSLLPWLTAWVGESRFAPTPLSVYAFDLLMCAVAFALLQQALIRADQHNSLLARAVRGGLKEKASTAAYVVALLLPLLGQAAADVAGLLLLGVGLSWVIPDRRIERALAEAEG, via the coding sequence ATGAACAAGGGCAGGATAGAGGCGTTTTCCGACGGGGTGCTCGCCATTGTCATCACGATCATGGTGCTGGAACTGGCCGTTCCGGAGGGCCATGAGCTGGCGGATCTGTTCAGGGCCTGGCCCAAGATTCTGGCCTATGTGGTCAGTTTCCTGTACGTGGGCATCTACTGGAACAACCACCACCACATGTTTCAGGCGGTGCAGCGGATCAACGGCCCGGTGCTGTGGGGCAACCTGCACCTGCTGTTCTGGCTGTCGCTGTTGCCCTGGCTCACGGCCTGGGTGGGGGAGAGTCGTTTTGCCCCCACACCACTCAGCGTGTACGCCTTCGATCTGCTGATGTGCGCGGTGGCGTTCGCCCTTCTTCAGCAGGCGCTGATCCGCGCCGATCAGCACAACAGCCTGCTGGCACGGGCCGTGCGGGGCGGCCTGAAAGAAAAGGCCTCCACGGCAGCCTACGTCGTGGCGCTGCTGCTGCCGCTGCTGGGCCAGGCGGCGGCGGATGTGGCGGGGCTACTGCTGCTGGGCGTGGGGCTGAGCTGGGTGATTCCAGACCGCCGCATCGAGCGCGCGTTGGCCGAGGCTGAAGGCTGA